From Streptomyces sp. GSL17-111, one genomic window encodes:
- the rsfS gene encoding ribosome silencing factor — MTATDRSMELINTAAQAAADKLAHDVVAYDVSDVLAITDAFLLASAPNDRQVKAIVDGIEERLLKELGAKPVRREGERDGRWVLLDYVDVVVHVQHSEERVFYALERLWKDCPELDLPADAEATRTKDAPRPDAAEDE; from the coding sequence GTGACCGCCACCGACCGCTCCATGGAGCTGATCAACACCGCGGCCCAGGCCGCCGCGGACAAGCTCGCACACGACGTCGTCGCCTACGACGTGAGCGACGTCCTCGCCATCACCGACGCCTTCCTCCTCGCCTCGGCGCCCAACGACCGTCAGGTCAAGGCGATCGTCGACGGCATCGAGGAGCGGCTGCTCAAGGAGCTGGGCGCCAAGCCCGTCCGCCGAGAGGGCGAGCGCGACGGCCGCTGGGTGCTGCTCGACTACGTCGACGTCGTGGTGCACGTGCAGCACAGCGAGGAGCGTGTCTTCTACGCCCTGGAGCGGCTGTGGAAGGACTGCCCCGAGCTTGACCTCCCCGCCGACGCCGAGGCCACCCGTACCAAGGACGCCCCCCGACCCGACGCGGCGGAGGACGAGTGA
- a CDS encoding histidine phosphatase family protein: MRGRRIVLWRHGQTSWNLERRFQGSTDIPLTAEGLNQARRAARLLAALRPDAIIASDLVRARATAAELASLTGHEVQHEDALRETYAGQWQGLTHDEIVERYGEQYAAWKRGEPVRRGGGELETEVADRAAPVVERNADKLPDGGTLVVVSHGGTIRTTIGRLLGLEPHAWESLGGLSNCSWSVLGESLRGWRLLEHNAGSLPEPVLGDDD; this comes from the coding sequence ATGCGGGGGCGCCGGATCGTCCTGTGGCGGCACGGGCAGACCTCGTGGAACCTCGAGCGCCGCTTCCAGGGCTCCACCGACATCCCCCTCACCGCCGAGGGACTCAACCAAGCACGCCGCGCCGCCCGGCTCCTCGCCGCTCTCCGGCCCGACGCGATCATCGCCTCCGACCTCGTCCGCGCCCGTGCCACGGCCGCGGAGCTGGCGTCCCTCACCGGCCACGAGGTACAGCACGAGGACGCCCTGCGGGAGACCTACGCCGGGCAGTGGCAGGGGCTGACGCACGACGAGATCGTCGAGCGGTACGGCGAGCAGTACGCGGCCTGGAAGCGCGGGGAGCCGGTCCGTCGCGGCGGCGGGGAGCTGGAGACGGAGGTCGCCGACCGGGCGGCGCCCGTGGTGGAGCGCAACGCCGACAAGCTGCCCGACGGCGGGACGCTCGTCGTCGTCAGCCACGGCGGCACCATCCGCACGACGATCGGCCGGCTGCTGGGGCTGGAGCCGCACGCGTGGGAGTCGCTGGGCGGCCTGTCGAACTGCTCCTGGTCCGTCCTCGGCGAGAGCCTGCGCGGTTGGCGGCTGCTGGAGCACAACGCCGGCAGCCTGCCCGAACCCGTCCTCGGGGACGACGACTGA
- a CDS encoding DegV family protein — protein sequence MARHVAIITDSTAYLPPEALREHRITSVPLTVVVDGEPLEEGAEISARALVEALRRRRPVTTSRPSPEMFAAAYRAAAEAGADGVVSLHLSAEFSGTHDAAVLAAADAPLPVRVVDSGLVGMALGFSALAAAETAGTGGTLDEAVAAAEKRAADTSTYFYVDTLEHLRRGGRIGAAQALLGSALAVKPLLELTEGRIGPLEKVRTSSRAIARLEELAVARAGTVPVDVAVHHLDAPERAQQLADRLRDRVPGLRELHVSEVGAVIGAHTGPGLLATVVSPC from the coding sequence ATGGCCCGTCATGTCGCGATCATCACCGATTCCACGGCGTACCTGCCGCCCGAGGCACTGCGGGAGCACCGCATCACCTCGGTGCCGCTGACCGTCGTGGTGGACGGCGAGCCGCTGGAGGAGGGCGCCGAGATCTCCGCGCGCGCCCTGGTCGAGGCGCTGCGTCGGCGCCGTCCCGTCACCACGTCCCGGCCGAGCCCCGAGATGTTCGCCGCCGCCTACCGGGCGGCCGCCGAGGCCGGGGCCGACGGCGTCGTCTCCCTGCACCTGTCGGCCGAGTTCTCCGGCACCCACGACGCAGCCGTCCTGGCCGCGGCCGACGCCCCGCTCCCGGTCCGGGTCGTGGACTCGGGCCTGGTCGGGATGGCTCTCGGCTTCAGCGCGCTGGCCGCCGCCGAGACCGCCGGCACCGGTGGGACCCTCGACGAGGCCGTGGCCGCAGCCGAGAAGCGGGCGGCCGACACGTCCACCTACTTCTACGTCGACACCCTGGAACACCTGCGGCGCGGCGGCCGCATCGGTGCGGCACAGGCGCTGTTGGGCTCCGCGCTCGCCGTGAAGCCGCTGCTGGAGCTGACCGAGGGACGCATCGGGCCGCTGGAGAAGGTGCGGACGTCGAGCAGGGCCATCGCCCGGCTGGAGGAACTGGCCGTAGCCCGGGCGGGCACGGTCCCGGTGGACGTCGCCGTTCACCACCTCGACGCGCCCGAGCGGGCCCAGCAGCTCGCCGACCGGCTGCGGGACCGTGTGCCCGGCCTGCGGGAGCTGCACGTCAGTGAGGTCGGAGCCGTCATCGGCGCGCACACCGGCCCCGGCCTGCTCGCCACCGTCGTCTCGCCCTGCTGA
- a CDS encoding ComEA family DNA-binding protein — MSPRSQTDTTGPGRKPAGRKSAAHRAVVRARAATLLAAPPPGLPEPEPGPEPGPEPGPDRALDPVSPPPGPGGGARPDAAALSRQDAVAAARDAVRRSRLRRGTTRPSPAPERGRNRTPAPGSPSPPESLSESPSGAPHPARPALRDRLPLWLQTRCAVEPRAVAALVVVLLVAAGFAGLELWDGRPEPVRVPAAVTALDAGPSPPSAPSPSPAAGAEGGHVLVDVAGEVREPGVHRLPAGSRVADALAAAGGVRTGTDTVALNRARVLLDGEHVLVGVTPPPGGLPVEGGAGPGPGPVSLNTATVEELDTLPGIGPVLARKIVDHRTEQGGFRTVDQLRDVGGIGDSRFAELENRVVP, encoded by the coding sequence ATGAGTCCTCGATCGCAGACCGACACGACGGGCCCGGGGCGGAAGCCCGCCGGGCGAAAGTCCGCCGCGCACAGGGCGGTGGTCCGGGCCCGCGCCGCCACGCTGCTCGCCGCACCACCGCCCGGGCTCCCGGAGCCGGAGCCGGGGCCGGAGCCGGGGCCGGAGCCGGGGCCGGACCGCGCCCTGGACCCGGTATCCCCGCCTCCCGGTCCCGGCGGTGGCGCGCGGCCGGACGCCGCCGCCCTGTCGCGGCAGGACGCCGTCGCGGCGGCCCGGGACGCCGTCCGGCGCAGCAGACTGCGGCGCGGTACCACGCGACCCTCACCGGCGCCGGAGCGCGGGCGGAACCGGACACCCGCTCCGGGATCACCCTCCCCGCCCGAGTCGCTGTCCGAGTCGCCGTCCGGCGCGCCGCACCCCGCGCGCCCCGCCCTGCGCGACCGGCTGCCGCTGTGGCTCCAGACACGGTGCGCCGTGGAGCCCCGGGCGGTCGCCGCGCTGGTCGTCGTCCTGCTGGTGGCCGCCGGGTTCGCCGGCCTGGAGCTGTGGGACGGCCGCCCGGAGCCCGTCCGCGTCCCGGCGGCCGTCACCGCGCTCGACGCGGGCCCCTCCCCGCCGTCCGCCCCGTCGCCCTCACCTGCGGCCGGCGCCGAGGGCGGCCACGTCCTCGTGGACGTGGCGGGCGAGGTCAGGGAGCCGGGCGTCCACCGGCTCCCGGCGGGCTCCCGGGTCGCGGACGCCCTCGCGGCCGCCGGTGGCGTCCGTACCGGGACGGACACCGTCGCACTGAACCGCGCCCGCGTGCTGCTCGACGGTGAGCACGTCCTCGTCGGTGTGACACCGCCCCCCGGCGGCCTGCCGGTGGAGGGCGGAGCGGGGCCCGGACCGGGGCCGGTCAGCCTCAACACGGCGACGGTCGAGGAGTTGGACACCCTGCCGGGGATCGGGCCCGTGCTGGCCCGGAAGATCGTGGACCACCGGACGGAGCAGGGCGGGTTCCGCACCGTCGATCAGCTGCGGGACGTCGGCGGCATCGGTGACAGCAGGTTCGCCGAACTCGAGAACCGGGTCGTCCCGTGA
- the holA gene encoding DNA polymerase III subunit delta, translated as MPPKAKNTAADHVLAPCSLLVGQEELLVDRAVRQVVDAARAEDADTDVRELAPGELQPGTLAELTSPSLFAERKVVVVRQAQDLTADTVKDVKAYLSAPAEEITLVLAHAGGAKGKGLLDAARKAGAREVPCAKVTRPADRLAFVRGEFRGIGRSATPEACQALVDAIGSDLRELASACAQLTADVEGTIDEAVVGLYYTGRAEASSFTVADRAVEGRAAEALETLRWALATGVAPVLVTSALAQGVRAIGKLASAPGGMRPGDLARELGMPPWKIDRVRQQMRGWNADGVSVALRAVAEADAAVKGGGYDPAYALEKAVVTIARAARSR; from the coding sequence ATGCCCCCGAAAGCGAAGAACACCGCAGCGGACCACGTCCTCGCGCCGTGCAGCCTCCTCGTCGGTCAGGAGGAGCTGCTCGTCGACCGTGCCGTGCGCCAGGTCGTCGACGCCGCGCGCGCCGAGGACGCCGACACCGACGTGCGGGAGCTGGCGCCCGGCGAGTTGCAGCCGGGCACCCTGGCGGAGCTGACGAGCCCGTCGCTGTTCGCCGAGCGCAAGGTCGTCGTCGTGCGGCAGGCCCAGGACCTGACGGCGGACACCGTCAAGGACGTCAAGGCGTACCTGTCGGCTCCCGCCGAGGAGATCACCCTCGTGCTGGCCCACGCGGGCGGCGCCAAGGGCAAGGGCCTGCTGGACGCCGCGCGGAAGGCCGGGGCCCGTGAGGTGCCCTGCGCGAAGGTCACCAGACCGGCCGACCGGCTGGCCTTCGTGCGCGGGGAGTTCCGCGGGATCGGTCGCTCGGCCACTCCGGAGGCCTGCCAGGCCCTGGTGGACGCCATCGGCAGCGACCTGCGGGAGCTGGCCTCGGCGTGCGCGCAGCTCACCGCGGACGTCGAGGGGACGATCGACGAGGCCGTGGTGGGCCTCTACTACACCGGCCGCGCCGAGGCGTCCAGCTTCACGGTGGCCGACCGCGCGGTGGAGGGCCGCGCCGCCGAGGCGCTCGAAACCCTGCGCTGGGCACTGGCCACCGGTGTCGCCCCCGTCCTCGTGACCAGCGCGCTGGCCCAGGGCGTACGCGCCATCGGCAAGCTGGCCTCGGCGCCGGGCGGTATGCGACCGGGGGATCTGGCCCGCGAGTTGGGCATGCCGCCGTGGAAGATCGACCGGGTGCGTCAGCAGATGCGGGGCTGGAACGCGGACGGGGTGTCGGTGGCGCTCCGCGCGGTGGCGGAGGCCGACGCGGCGGTGAAGGGCGGCGGCTACGACCCCGCCTACGCGCTGGAGAAGGCGGTGGTGACGATCGCCCGCGCCGCCCGCTCGCGCTGA
- a CDS encoding pyridoxamine 5'-phosphate oxidase family protein: MTHRDPAPPRPADQRKRDVLERLAHDVDVWVATASPDGVPCMVPLSFAYDGETLLLCTRRGTPTARNLLSGTGTGGLARLALGHTRDVVLIEAVTEAVATDGLSPEEGASFVARTGFDPRGRAEWVFLRCRPRTVRAWREENELAGRLLMRDGLWRV, from the coding sequence ATGACGCACCGCGACCCCGCCCCTCCCCGCCCGGCCGACCAGCGCAAGCGTGACGTCCTGGAAAGACTGGCGCACGACGTGGACGTGTGGGTGGCCACCGCTTCCCCGGACGGTGTGCCGTGCATGGTGCCCCTGTCGTTCGCCTACGACGGTGAGACCCTGCTGCTGTGCACCCGACGCGGCACTCCGACGGCCCGCAACCTGCTGTCGGGCACGGGCACGGGCGGGCTCGCGCGGCTCGCCCTCGGCCACACCCGGGACGTCGTGCTGATCGAGGCGGTCACGGAGGCCGTCGCCACCGACGGTCTCTCCCCGGAGGAGGGCGCGTCGTTCGTCGCCCGTACCGGCTTCGACCCGCGCGGCCGGGCGGAGTGGGTCTTCCTCCGCTGCCGCCCGCGCACCGTGCGCGCCTGGCGTGAGGAGAACGAACTGGCCGGCCGACTGCTGATGCGCGACGGCCTGTGGCGGGTGTGA
- a CDS encoding AMP-dependent synthetase/ligase → MSDTQSQIENRPPSVAALFLERIEATPEGEAYRYPVPSASGSGPDDWKSYTWAQAADRVFAVAAGLMDLGIEPEQRVAIMSNTRVDWILADLGVMCAGAATTTIYPGTNAEEAAYILADSESRVLVAEDATQLAKAREKRAELPDLAHVVVIDPAGEPVTDPADPEGWALTLDELMTRGRGYLEKHPDAVTETVRALRSDQLATLIYTSGTTGKPKGVRLPHDNWSYMGKAIAAQGLVEPDDVQYLWLPLAHVFGKVLTTGGVEVGHVTAVDGRIDKIIENLPVVQPTYMAAVPRIFEKVYNGVASKAKAAGGAKYKIFLWAAEVAREYAKVTQDNHRRTGTASAPTGLKIKHAIADKLVYAKLRDAFGGRLRACISGSAALAPDIGYFFAGAGIHILEGYGLTESSAASFCNPGEGYRTGTVGKPLPGCEVRIAEDGEVLLRGPGIMQGYHGLPEKTEEVLEPDGWFHTGDIGELSDDGFLRITDRKKDMFKTSGGKYVAPTEIEGRFKAVCPYVSTILVHGADRNYCTALIALDEIAIMGWAEEHGLKGRSYADVVASPEVRELVGGYVERLNENLQRWQTIKQFRVLPRDLDVEHGELTPSLKLKRPVVEREFGHLLEEMYAGAREK, encoded by the coding sequence GTGAGCGACACGCAATCCCAGATCGAAAACCGTCCGCCCTCCGTGGCGGCACTGTTTCTCGAACGCATCGAAGCCACTCCGGAGGGTGAGGCCTATCGTTATCCGGTGCCGTCGGCATCGGGCTCCGGACCGGACGATTGGAAGTCCTACACCTGGGCCCAGGCGGCCGACCGCGTCTTCGCCGTCGCCGCCGGTCTGATGGACCTCGGCATCGAGCCCGAGCAGCGCGTCGCGATCATGTCCAACACCCGGGTGGACTGGATCCTCGCGGACCTGGGCGTCATGTGCGCCGGGGCCGCGACGACGACCATCTACCCCGGCACCAACGCCGAGGAGGCCGCCTACATCCTCGCCGACTCCGAGAGCCGGGTACTGGTCGCCGAGGACGCCACCCAGCTCGCCAAGGCCCGGGAGAAGCGCGCCGAACTCCCCGACCTCGCCCACGTGGTGGTCATCGACCCGGCGGGTGAGCCCGTCACCGACCCGGCCGACCCCGAGGGCTGGGCCCTGACGCTCGACGAGCTGATGACGCGGGGCCGCGGCTACCTGGAGAAGCACCCCGACGCCGTCACCGAGACCGTCCGGGCGCTCCGGTCCGACCAGCTCGCCACCCTCATCTACACCTCCGGCACGACCGGCAAGCCCAAGGGCGTACGGCTCCCCCACGACAACTGGTCCTACATGGGCAAGGCCATCGCCGCGCAGGGCCTGGTCGAGCCGGACGACGTCCAGTACCTGTGGCTGCCGCTGGCCCACGTCTTCGGCAAGGTGCTGACGACCGGCGGGGTCGAAGTCGGTCACGTGACCGCGGTCGACGGCCGCATCGACAAGATCATCGAGAACCTGCCGGTCGTCCAGCCGACCTACATGGCCGCCGTGCCCCGGATCTTCGAGAAGGTCTACAACGGCGTCGCCTCCAAGGCCAAGGCCGCCGGCGGCGCCAAGTACAAGATCTTCCTGTGGGCGGCCGAGGTGGCCCGCGAGTACGCCAAGGTGACCCAGGACAACCACCGGCGCACCGGAACGGCCTCCGCGCCCACCGGGCTGAAGATCAAGCACGCGATCGCCGACAAACTCGTCTACGCGAAGCTGCGGGACGCCTTCGGCGGACGGCTGCGCGCGTGCATCTCCGGTTCGGCCGCCCTCGCCCCGGACATCGGCTACTTCTTCGCCGGTGCCGGCATCCACATCCTGGAGGGCTACGGGCTCACCGAGTCCAGCGCCGCCAGCTTCTGCAACCCCGGCGAGGGCTACCGCACCGGCACCGTCGGCAAGCCGCTGCCCGGCTGCGAGGTCCGCATCGCGGAGGACGGCGAGGTCCTGCTGCGTGGCCCCGGCATCATGCAGGGCTACCACGGGCTGCCGGAGAAGACCGAGGAGGTGCTGGAGCCGGACGGCTGGTTCCACACCGGCGACATCGGCGAACTCTCCGACGACGGCTTCCTGCGGATCACCGACCGCAAGAAGGACATGTTCAAGACCTCCGGCGGGAAGTACGTCGCCCCCACGGAGATCGAGGGCCGCTTCAAGGCCGTCTGTCCCTATGTCTCCACCATCCTGGTGCACGGCGCGGACCGGAACTACTGCACGGCGCTCATCGCGCTCGACGAGATCGCCATCATGGGCTGGGCCGAGGAGCACGGGCTGAAGGGCAGGAGCTACGCGGACGTCGTCGCCTCCCCCGAGGTGCGGGAGCTCGTCGGCGGGTACGTGGAGCGGCTCAACGAAAACCTCCAGCGCTGGCAGACGATCAAGCAGTTCCGCGTCCTGCCGCGCGACCTCGACGTCGAGCACGGCGAGCTGACGCCGAGTCTGAAGCTGAAGCGGCCCGTCGTCGAGCGGGAGTTCGGCCACCTGCTGGAGGAGATGTACGCGGGCGCACGGGAGAAGTAG
- the lepA gene encoding translation elongation factor 4 translates to MPATPSNVPEPRRTDPALIRNFCIIAHIDHGKSTLADRMLQLTGIVEERQMRAQYLDRMDIERERGITIKSQAVRMPWSPTSEDGAATPHILNMIDTPGHVDFTYEVSRSLAACEGCILLVDAAQGIEAQTLANLYLAMENDLTIIPVLNKIDLPAAQPDKFAAELAHLIGCEPEDVLRVSAKTGEGVGELLDEVVRLVPPPVGVKDAPARAMIFDSVYDAYRGVVTYVKVVDGELGRRERIRMMSTNAAHELLEIGTNSPEMTAADGLGVGEVGYLITGVKDVRQSKVGDTITQFHKGATEALPGYKDPKPMVFSGLYPLDGSDYPELRDALDKLQLNDAALVYEPETSAALGFGFRVGFLGLLHLEVIRERLEREFGLDLIATAPNVVYRVVMEDRTEHIVTNPSEFPTGKVEEVHEPVVRATLLAPSEFIGAIMELCQTRRGNLQGMDYLSEDRVELRYTLPLAEIVFDFFDALKSKTRGYASLDYEPTGEQSADLVKVDILLHGDKVDAFSAIVHKDKAYAYGVRMAGKLRELIPRQQFEVPIQAAVGSRIIARETVRAIRKDVLAKCYGGDISRKRKLLEKQKEGKKRMKVVGRVEVPQEAFIAALSSDDSGEKSKK, encoded by the coding sequence GTGCCCGCGACCCCCTCGAACGTGCCCGAGCCGCGTCGTACCGACCCGGCGCTGATCCGCAACTTCTGCATCATCGCGCACATCGACCACGGCAAGTCCACGCTCGCCGACCGGATGCTCCAGCTGACCGGCATCGTCGAGGAGCGCCAGATGCGCGCCCAGTACCTCGACCGCATGGACATCGAGCGCGAACGCGGCATCACGATCAAGTCGCAGGCCGTGCGGATGCCGTGGTCGCCGACGTCGGAGGACGGCGCCGCGACCCCGCACATCCTGAACATGATCGACACCCCGGGGCACGTCGACTTCACCTACGAGGTCTCCCGGTCGCTCGCCGCGTGCGAGGGCTGCATCCTCCTGGTGGACGCCGCCCAGGGCATCGAGGCGCAGACCCTCGCCAACCTGTACCTGGCGATGGAGAACGACCTCACGATCATTCCGGTGCTCAACAAGATCGATCTGCCGGCCGCCCAGCCCGACAAGTTCGCGGCCGAGCTGGCCCACCTGATCGGCTGCGAGCCCGAGGACGTCCTGCGGGTCTCTGCCAAGACGGGTGAGGGCGTCGGGGAGCTGCTGGACGAGGTCGTGCGCCTGGTTCCCCCGCCCGTCGGCGTCAAGGACGCACCGGCCCGGGCGATGATCTTCGACTCCGTCTACGACGCCTACCGGGGCGTGGTGACGTACGTGAAGGTCGTCGACGGCGAGCTGGGGCGACGCGAGCGCATTCGCATGATGTCGACGAACGCCGCGCACGAACTGCTGGAGATCGGCACCAACTCCCCCGAGATGACCGCGGCCGACGGCCTGGGCGTGGGGGAGGTCGGCTACCTGATCACCGGCGTGAAGGACGTGCGGCAGTCCAAGGTGGGTGACACGATCACCCAGTTCCACAAGGGGGCCACCGAGGCGCTGCCCGGGTACAAGGACCCGAAGCCCATGGTCTTCTCCGGCCTCTACCCGCTGGACGGCTCCGACTACCCGGAGCTGCGCGACGCCCTCGACAAGCTCCAGCTCAACGACGCCGCGCTGGTCTACGAGCCGGAGACGTCGGCGGCACTGGGCTTCGGCTTCCGGGTGGGCTTCCTCGGCCTGCTGCACCTGGAGGTCATCCGCGAGCGACTGGAGCGCGAGTTCGGCCTCGACCTGATCGCCACCGCTCCGAACGTCGTCTACCGCGTGGTGATGGAGGACCGCACGGAGCACATCGTCACCAATCCGAGCGAGTTCCCCACCGGCAAGGTGGAAGAGGTGCACGAGCCCGTGGTGCGGGCGACGCTGCTGGCGCCGAGCGAGTTCATCGGCGCGATCATGGAGCTGTGCCAGACCCGCCGGGGCAACCTCCAGGGCATGGACTACCTCTCCGAGGACCGCGTCGAGCTGCGCTACACGCTGCCGCTCGCGGAGATCGTCTTCGACTTCTTCGACGCGCTGAAGTCCAAGACCCGCGGCTACGCCTCCCTGGACTACGAGCCCACCGGCGAGCAGAGCGCGGACCTGGTAAAGGTCGACATCCTGCTGCACGGCGACAAGGTCGACGCGTTCTCCGCCATCGTGCACAAGGACAAGGCCTACGCGTACGGCGTCCGCATGGCCGGCAAGCTGCGCGAGCTCATCCCGCGCCAGCAGTTCGAGGTGCCCATCCAGGCCGCCGTCGGCTCGCGGATCATCGCCCGCGAGACCGTCCGCGCCATCCGCAAGGACGTCCTGGCCAAGTGCTACGGCGGTGACATCTCCCGCAAGCGGAAGCTGCTGGAGAAGCAGAAGGAGGGCAAGAAGCGGATGAAGGTCGTGGGCCGCGTCGAGGTCCCGCAGGAGGCGTTCATCGCCGCCCTCTCCAGTGACGACAGCGGCGAGAAGAGCAAGAAGTAG
- the rpsT gene encoding 30S ribosomal protein S20: MANIKSQIKRIKTNEKARQRNKAVKSELKTAVRRVREAVAAGEPEKATAAVAVAGRKLDKAVSKGVLHKNNAANKKSALARQVSNLQK; encoded by the coding sequence GTGGCGAACATCAAGTCCCAGATCAAGCGGATCAAGACCAACGAGAAGGCCCGGCAGCGCAACAAGGCCGTCAAGTCCGAGCTGAAGACCGCCGTGCGCCGCGTGCGTGAGGCCGTCGCCGCCGGTGAGCCCGAGAAGGCCACCGCCGCCGTCGCCGTGGCCGGCCGCAAGCTGGACAAGGCCGTCAGCAAGGGCGTTCTGCACAAGAACAACGCCGCCAACAAGAAGTCGGCGCTGGCCCGCCAGGTCTCCAACCTGCAGAAGTGA
- the hemW gene encoding radical SAM family heme chaperone HemW, giving the protein MPSALPDGEPVPVDGALPAAALAGSADRPLGFYLHVPYCATRCGYCDFNTYTADELRGAGGASASRETYAATLTEEVRLARTVLGDDPRPVSTVFVGGGTPTLLPAADLGRMLATVREEFGLADDAEVTTEANPESVDPAYLAELRAAGFNRVSFGMQSARAHVLRVLDRTHTPGRPERCVAEARAAGFEHVNLDLIYGTPGESDDDWRASLDAAIGAGADHVSAYALIVEEGTRLARRIRRGEVPMTDDDVHADRYLIAEEALSAAGYTWYEVSNWTRSPAGRCRHNELYWTGADWWGAGPGAHSHVGGVRWWNVKHPGGYAQALAEGRSPGAGREVLAEEDRRVERILLELRLADGCPLHLLAPQGADAARRALADGLLRPDAYADGRAALTLRGRLLADAVVRDLVD; this is encoded by the coding sequence ATGCCCTCCGCACTTCCCGACGGCGAGCCCGTCCCCGTGGACGGCGCGCTGCCCGCCGCCGCCCTGGCCGGGAGCGCCGACCGTCCGCTCGGCTTCTACCTGCACGTCCCCTACTGCGCGACCCGCTGCGGGTACTGCGACTTCAACACCTACACCGCCGACGAGCTGCGCGGCGCGGGCGGCGCGTCGGCCTCCCGCGAGACCTACGCGGCGACGCTGACCGAGGAGGTGCGGCTCGCCCGCACGGTGCTGGGCGACGACCCGCGCCCGGTGAGCACCGTCTTCGTGGGCGGCGGCACACCGACCCTGCTGCCCGCGGCCGACCTGGGCCGGATGCTCGCCACCGTCCGCGAGGAGTTCGGGCTGGCCGACGACGCGGAGGTGACCACCGAGGCCAACCCGGAGTCCGTGGACCCGGCGTACCTGGCCGAGCTGCGTGCGGCCGGCTTCAACCGCGTCTCGTTCGGCATGCAGAGCGCCCGCGCGCACGTCCTGCGCGTCCTGGACCGCACGCACACGCCCGGCCGGCCGGAACGCTGCGTCGCCGAGGCGCGGGCGGCCGGGTTCGAGCACGTCAACCTGGACCTGATCTACGGCACCCCCGGCGAGTCCGACGACGACTGGCGGGCCTCACTGGACGCCGCCATCGGTGCCGGGGCGGACCACGTCTCGGCGTACGCGCTGATCGTCGAGGAGGGCACTCGGCTCGCCCGGCGCATCCGGCGCGGGGAGGTGCCGATGACGGACGACGACGTCCACGCCGACCGTTATCTCATCGCCGAGGAGGCGCTGAGCGCGGCGGGCTACACCTGGTACGAGGTCTCCAACTGGACCCGATCCCCGGCCGGGCGCTGCCGGCACAACGAGCTGTACTGGACGGGTGCCGACTGGTGGGGCGCCGGGCCGGGCGCCCACAGCCACGTCGGCGGCGTGCGGTGGTGGAACGTCAAGCACCCCGGCGGCTACGCCCAGGCGCTGGCCGAGGGCCGCTCCCCCGGCGCCGGGCGCGAGGTGCTCGCCGAGGAGGACCGGCGCGTGGAGCGCATCCTGCTGGAGCTGCGGCTCGCGGACGGCTGTCCGCTGCACCTGCTCGCCCCGCAGGGCGCGGACGCCGCACGTCGGGCGCTGGCCGACGGGCTGCTGCGACCGGACGCCTACGCCGACGGCCGCGCCGCCCTCACCCTCCGGGGCCGCCTCCTGGCCGACGCCGTGGTCCGCGACCTCGTCGACTGA
- a CDS encoding DUF3097 domain-containing protein → MRRNDRHSRYDNVDFTAPWKRQAPAPEVAADAGLVVEEADTGFCGAVVRCEKTAEGPTVTLEDRFGKHRVFPLTPRGFLLEGRPVTLVRPRRAASPQPPRRTASGSVAVPGARARVARAGRIYVEGRHDAELVERVWGDDLRVEGVVVEYLEGVDDLPAVVERFGPSEDARLGVLVDHLVPGSKESRIAEAVGGEHVLVVGHPFVDVWAAVKPASLGIDRWPDVPRGQDWKTGVCRALGWPPNTGAAWQRVLAAVHSYRDLEPELLGPVERLIDHVTVGGPTG, encoded by the coding sequence ATGCGCCGCAACGACCGTCACAGCCGCTATGACAACGTCGACTTCACCGCGCCGTGGAAGCGCCAGGCCCCGGCGCCCGAGGTGGCCGCCGACGCCGGCCTCGTCGTCGAGGAGGCCGACACGGGATTCTGCGGCGCCGTCGTCCGCTGCGAGAAGACCGCCGAGGGGCCGACGGTCACTCTGGAGGACCGCTTCGGCAAGCACCGCGTCTTCCCCCTGACGCCGCGCGGCTTCCTGTTGGAGGGACGCCCGGTGACCCTCGTCCGGCCCCGGCGGGCCGCCTCCCCGCAGCCGCCGCGGCGCACCGCCTCCGGATCGGTCGCGGTGCCCGGCGCCCGGGCCCGCGTCGCCCGCGCCGGGCGGATCTACGTCGAGGGGCGGCACGACGCCGAACTCGTCGAGCGGGTGTGGGGTGACGACCTGCGCGTGGAGGGCGTGGTCGTGGAGTACCTGGAGGGCGTCGACGACCTGCCCGCCGTCGTCGAGCGCTTCGGGCCGAGCGAGGACGCCCGGCTCGGCGTCCTCGTCGACCACCTCGTGCCGGGCTCGAAGGAGTCCCGCATCGCCGAGGCCGTCGGCGGCGAGCACGTCCTCGTCGTCGGCCACCCCTTCGTCGACGTGTGGGCGGCGGTGAAGCCCGCCTCGCTCGGCATCGACCGCTGGCCCGACGTGCCGCGCGGCCAGGACTGGAAGACCGGCGTGTGCCGGGCGCTCGGCTGGCCGCCCAACACCGGTGCCGCCTGGCAGCGCGTCCTGGCCGCCGTGCACTCCTACCGGGACCTGGAGCCCGAGCTGCTGGGCCCGGTGGAGCGGCTGATCGACCACGTCACGGTCGGCGGGCCGACCGGCTGA